ATATAATAAATGCTGCGGTAAGCCCACAAGCTTTATGGGCAAGGAAGAGAAATTTAAGGAATATTTCTCAATACTAGAAAATGAGTTTTTAAGTAAAAAGGTTAAGAAAGTCATAACAGGATGTCAAAATTGTTTTATGACAATATCTAATAACAGTAATATAGTAGAAGTAGTATCTCTATGGGAGATAATATCTTCTGTAGGTATACCAGAAAATAGGAAAGGCATAGGGGGAAGTATTGAACTTGAGTTTACTATCCATGATCCCTGTCCTACCAGAGATGTAGACTTAATTCATGAATCTGTGAGAGACATAACTACCCAACTAGGAGTTAAAGTTAAAGAAATGAAATTTAACCGAGGAAAAACTCTTTGTTGTGGCTCTGGAGGTATGGTCTCTGTAACCCAAGGTCATATAGCAAAGGCACATACTGAGAGAAGAGCTAATGAGGCAAGCACAGATTATATAATAACATATTGTCAAGAATGTGTAGAGTCAATGAGAAGAGGTGGGAAGAGCTCATTTCATATACTTGATTTGCTTTTCAATGATAACTTTAAGGACATGGAGCAAAAAAACAATTCTACATTAGGGAAATGGTTAAATAGGTATAAGGGCAAAAAGATAAAGGATATATCTACTCAGCCACGTTAGGTGACAAAATTAGGAACTACAGAATTCCATATTTCCATTGGATTAGTAATGTTGTTGCTTGCATTTTATTAATATTAAAAGAGTGCTTCACAAAAGAAAAATGATAAAAGCTCTCTTAGTATGTTTCAGATATGTCAATTATTTGATTGAATCTAAGTTTTAGATAGATAAGTATTTTAAAATTCTATAAAACTATAGTCTTCTATTGCTTTTTTCAATAATTATTTTATTTACACTTTATTTGTGTTAATCTATTTTAGGTTCTACGTTAACTATATAAGTAAAAGGAGAGATAAAATGCTAATGAACTTGAGAAGAATGGCTTTGCCAGTAATTTTATTGTTATTAATATCATTAAGCTTATCTGCTTGTTCAAGTAATCCAGTAGAAAAAGACGATAAACAGATTACTGAACAAGAAAGTAAAAAAGATGAACAGGGAATTCAATCAATTTCGACAGAAGACTTGAAGGAAAAACTAAATGATGATTCTTGGGTAATTGTTGACACTCGAATTAATGATGCTTACAATGGTTGGAAACTAGAAGGGGTAAAAAGAGGTGGACATATAAAAGGTGCAGTAGATTTTTCTGCTAAATGGTTAGATGTAGAAGTAGATAATAAAGAGAGTATTTTAAGTGAAACAATAAATGTTAAAGGTATTGAACCAGCTAAAAATATAGTACTATATGATGCTAATGGAAAGGATGCCTTAAAAGTAGCAGAATACTTAAAAGGCAAGGGGTATGAAAATCTATACACTTATGATGTAAAAGAATGGGCTGAAGACGAAAGTCTTCCTATGGAATTCTATGAAAATTATAAGTTGATAGTACCTGCCAGCATAGTTAAGGATATAATTGATGGGAAAAAACCAGAAACATTTGAAGATGCTACACAAATAAAGATAATTGAAGCAAGCTGGGGGGAAGAAGATACATCATATGCAAATGGTCATGTACCTACAAGTTTCCATATAAATACTGATTGGATAGAACCACCACCAGCTTGGATGTTAGCTGATGATGCAACACTGACAGAATTTGCGTTAAACAATGGCTTTACAAAGGATGATACTGTAATAGTAACTGGCGAAGCTCAAATGGCAGCTTATCGTGTAGCTACTGTACTAAGATATATTGGAGTTAAGGATGTAAGGGTTTTAAATGGAGGTTTAGGAGCTTGGATATCAGCAGGATATGAAGTTGAAACTGAAAGTCATAAACCAACTCCAGTTACTGATTTTGGAGCTAAAATACCAGCTAATCCAGATTTAATTGATACACAGGAGGAGCTAAAAGTAAGTTTAGCAAAAACTGACGAATTTACTTTAGTAGATAATCGTACTTGGGAAGAACATATCGGAGAAAGCTCTGGGTATTCTTATCACGATAAAAAAGGACGTATTCCAGGTTCTGTATTCGGATATGCTGGAAAGACTGATGCAAATTCACTAGACTACTACCGTAATATAGATAATACTATGCGTAATGCTGATGAAATAATAGCCATGTGGAAAGAGTATGGAATAGATACAAACAAACATCTTTCATTTATGTGTGGAAGTGGATGGCGTGCAGCAGAAGTGCTATACTACGCTCAAGTAATGGGGCTTGAAAACACATCTCTATACAGTGATGGTTGGATTGGCTGGAGTAACAATCCAGAAAATCCTGTGGAAACAGGAGAGCCTACAAACTAAAATGTATAGAAAAAAGAATTCAAGAGGTATAATTAAGGGGATAATATATGCCATAGCGCTGCTTCTACAAGTAGCCTTAATAGTTACTGTATTCGTAATAAACAATCTAACTGCAAAAAGAGCAGGAGTAATGAGACATGTTTATACTAAGAGACTACAATATGAACAAGGCATATTTACTCAAGTAAACTTGACAAAACATAATATTATTCTGATTGCACTATGTATTCTATTTGCTGTTCTATTATTCTATGCTATTAAGAGAAGACAAAAAATATTTACAGGGATTCAGATAGCAATAGGAATTATGATGAGTTTGCTGACGATTATTGTTATTAATAGTAAATATTTCATAGATATCCTAGCATATCCTTACTTTATTATAGCATTTGAACTTGCGTTGTTGATTCAGACTATTATTATAATAATAGTAATATTGCAAGTCTACCAATATAATAAGAGATATTAAATTCCCACCTTAGATGACTGCTAAATTATCACACTGGTAATATAGCAGTTTTTTTGTGCTTAATTTTTTATACTTTTTATCTACTATTTATTAAAGTATCCATTTAGTAAAATTTAATTATAAGTTGAAGCTGATAAATTATCAATGTACGAGAATGTTATATAGACATATATATCTCTATAGAAATATATTATATTAAAAAACAATGCTATATTGACATTAGATAGATGAAAGCCTATAATCATTATATAGATATATATCTATATAGGAGGGTGGGCATATGGAACTAAATTATGAAGAGAATTCAAAGTTAATCAAAGCATTATCGGATCCAAAAAGGCTGCAGATAATTGATATTTTATCATGTGGAGAAAGATGCGCATGTGAAATATTAGATCATTTTGATTTCTCACAGCCTACATTGTCGCATCATATGAAGGTATTAACGGATTTGGAAATAGTAAATGTAAGAAAAGATGGATTGTGGAGTTATTATTCACTAAATATTAGTAAATGCAATAAGATTATACTATTTTTAATGAATATTATTACAGATACTGATGATTGTATATGTAAAGACAAAATTAATTGTGAATGCAAATAAAAAAGGAGTTGAAAAAATGAAAAAAATGATAATTTTTGATCCTGCAATGTGTTGTCCTACTGGAATTTGTGGACCATCCGTAGACCCAGAATTATTAAGAGTATCTAGAGTAATAAATAGATTAAAGAGAAACGACGTAATTGTTGAAAGGCATAATCTAACTAATAACCCTATGATATTTGTTAATAACAAAGTTATAAATGAAATTTTAACTAAAGAAGGAGTAGAAGTATTACCGGTTACAATGGTAGGTGGCGAAATAGTAAAGACTAGGTCTTACCCAACAGATGAAGAATTTATTAAATTTCTAGACATACCAGAGGATTATCTAAAGTTGACAATTAAGCAAAATTCTAAAAAAGATTAAGAGTGTGTGATGCTTGCTGCAAAAATAATTAAAGGTGGTGCACTAATGTTTAAAGACTTCAACTTGAAAGACATAGACTTAACAAAATATTTATTCT
This genomic stretch from Proteiniborus sp. DW1 harbors:
- a CDS encoding rhodanese-like domain-containing protein yields the protein MLMNLRRMALPVILLLLISLSLSACSSNPVEKDDKQITEQESKKDEQGIQSISTEDLKEKLNDDSWVIVDTRINDAYNGWKLEGVKRGGHIKGAVDFSAKWLDVEVDNKESILSETINVKGIEPAKNIVLYDANGKDALKVAEYLKGKGYENLYTYDVKEWAEDESLPMEFYENYKLIVPASIVKDIIDGKKPETFEDATQIKIIEASWGEEDTSYANGHVPTSFHINTDWIEPPPAWMLADDATLTEFALNNGFTKDDTVIVTGEAQMAAYRVATVLRYIGVKDVRVLNGGLGAWISAGYEVETESHKPTPVTDFGAKIPANPDLIDTQEELKVSLAKTDEFTLVDNRTWEEHIGESSGYSYHDKKGRIPGSVFGYAGKTDANSLDYYRNIDNTMRNADEIIAMWKEYGIDTNKHLSFMCGSGWRAAEVLYYAQVMGLENTSLYSDGWIGWSNNPENPVETGEPTN
- a CDS encoding metalloregulator ArsR/SmtB family transcription factor; translation: MELNYEENSKLIKALSDPKRLQIIDILSCGERCACEILDHFDFSQPTLSHHMKVLTDLEIVNVRKDGLWSYYSLNISKCNKIILFLMNIITDTDDCICKDKINCECK
- a CDS encoding (Fe-S)-binding protein, with product MKTSDNTMRIIKEEQKCIGCNACMKGCPMLHKFCDSPKVLLKELLESGTFDYKLPYSCMLCGYCTKVCPKGVDLKSLFLELRRDAVDQTNGKLPKDLGASAVNFHQKFSFSNLFTSDIQNLQSGTIFFPGCALMSYSPEIVQKTYSYLGEKIPGIGIYNKCCGKPTSFMGKEEKFKEYFSILENEFLSKKVKKVITGCQNCFMTISNNSNIVEVVSLWEIISSVGIPENRKGIGGSIELEFTIHDPCPTRDVDLIHESVRDITTQLGVKVKEMKFNRGKTLCCGSGGMVSVTQGHIAKAHTERRANEASTDYIITYCQECVESMRRGGKSSFHILDLLFNDNFKDMEQKNNSTLGKWLNRYKGKKIKDISTQPR
- the arsD gene encoding arsenite efflux transporter metallochaperone ArsD, which produces MKKMIIFDPAMCCPTGICGPSVDPELLRVSRVINRLKRNDVIVERHNLTNNPMIFVNNKVINEILTKEGVEVLPVTMVGGEIVKTRSYPTDEEFIKFLDIPEDYLKLTIKQNSKKD